A region from the Gammaproteobacteria bacterium genome encodes:
- the flhA gene encoding flagellar biosynthesis protein FlhA yields the protein MTAMIVSGAKRGLGIPIIILLMLAMIVVPLPPIILDMLFSFNISLGIVVLLAVIYSKRPLDFGVFPTVILLTTLMRLCLNIATTRVILLDGHTGTAAAGHVIESFGEFVIGGNYAVGLVVFAILVIINFVVVTKGAGRVSEVAARFTLDAMPGKQMAIDADLNAGIIGQEEAKARRSDVVREADFYGSMDGAGKFVRGDAVAGILILFINIIGGLAIGILQHDMAFQDALRNYTLLTIGDGLVAQIPSLVLSVATAIIVTRVSSEQDIGDEIVSQLVDDPRALGISAGILGTIGVIPGMPNFAFLSFAGLAGAGAYYMARKKVRGAAKKDVEQQSMTTVQPEVKELSWDDVVPVDTVGLEVGYRLIPLVDKNQGGQLMMRIKGVRKKLTQDLGFLIPAVHIRDNLELSPNAYRIIVLGTTVGQGDIYSDRELAINPGQVFGRISGIPGKDPAFGLDAVWIEPAQRDEAQTMGYTVVDPSTVIATHLSHILTTHAHELLGREETQKLLDSLARTSPKLVEGLVPDILPLSVVVKVLQNLLEEGIPIRDMRRIAETLAGEGTKSQDPAVLTAVIRVALGRSIVQKINGLVRELPVITFDPNLEQILQDSVRTAGSGGLGLEPGLAERMYKSLAESVQRQEMQGQPAVLLVTGVLRNVLARLLRSSIPSLRVLSYNEIPDDTQIRIVATVG from the coding sequence ATGACTGCGATGATTGTTTCTGGAGCCAAGCGTGGTCTTGGTATACCTATCATTATACTATTGATGCTGGCAATGATAGTTGTGCCATTGCCACCAATCATTCTTGATATGTTGTTTTCCTTCAATATTTCACTGGGTATCGTGGTTTTGCTTGCAGTTATTTATTCAAAGCGGCCGCTTGATTTTGGTGTGTTCCCTACAGTCATCCTGCTGACAACATTGATGCGGCTTTGTCTCAATATTGCAACTACACGTGTAATTCTTTTGGATGGTCATACCGGGACCGCAGCCGCCGGACATGTTATTGAATCCTTTGGCGAGTTTGTGATTGGCGGTAACTATGCGGTTGGTCTCGTGGTATTTGCCATCCTTGTCATTATCAACTTCGTTGTGGTTACCAAAGGTGCTGGTCGTGTGTCAGAAGTCGCGGCTCGTTTTACCCTTGATGCCATGCCTGGCAAGCAAATGGCGATAGACGCCGATCTTAATGCCGGTATCATCGGTCAAGAAGAAGCTAAAGCGCGGCGTAGTGATGTGGTACGTGAGGCAGACTTTTATGGTTCTATGGATGGTGCCGGGAAATTTGTGAGAGGTGATGCGGTTGCCGGTATTTTAATTCTGTTTATCAACATTATCGGCGGTCTTGCGATTGGTATTTTACAGCACGATATGGCTTTTCAAGACGCGTTGCGAAATTACACCTTGCTGACTATTGGTGATGGCTTGGTAGCCCAGATTCCTTCCTTGGTGTTGTCCGTCGCCACGGCAATTATTGTTACCCGTGTTTCCTCCGAACAAGATATCGGTGATGAAATTGTCTCGCAGCTGGTCGACGATCCTCGGGCATTGGGGATTTCTGCGGGGATTCTGGGAACGATAGGCGTGATACCCGGAATGCCGAATTTCGCATTTTTATCATTCGCTGGACTCGCGGGGGCAGGGGCATATTATATGGCCCGCAAAAAGGTTCGTGGCGCTGCGAAGAAAGATGTTGAGCAGCAGTCCATGACGACTGTTCAGCCTGAAGTGAAGGAATTGAGCTGGGATGATGTTGTACCTGTAGATACGGTGGGTTTGGAAGTTGGGTATCGATTGATCCCATTGGTCGATAAAAATCAGGGCGGCCAACTGATGATGCGCATCAAAGGTGTGCGTAAGAAATTGACGCAGGATCTTGGATTCTTAATTCCTGCTGTGCATATTCGAGATAATTTGGAGTTATCTCCAAATGCGTACCGGATTATTGTGTTAGGGACTACAGTCGGGCAGGGTGATATTTATTCCGATCGGGAATTGGCGATTAATCCAGGTCAAGTGTTTGGACGCATTTCGGGAATTCCTGGGAAGGATCCAGCATTTGGATTGGACGCAGTGTGGATCGAGCCTGCTCAACGCGATGAAGCGCAGACCATGGGTTATACCGTTGTCGATCCAAGTACCGTCATTGCCACGCACCTCAGTCATATTCTGACGACACATGCCCATGAATTGCTGGGACGAGAAGAAACCCAGAAGTTGTTGGATAGTCTTGCCCGGACTTCCCCCAAACTGGTGGAAGGATTGGTGCCGGATATTCTGCCGTTGTCAGTGGTGGTCAAGGTCTTGCAGAACCTGTTGGAAGAAGGCATTCCGATTCGCGATATGCGGCGCATCGCCGAAACCTTGGCGGGCGAGGGGACTAAGAGTCAAGACCCTGCCGTTTTGACGGCAGTGATCAGGGTTGCGCTAGGGAGATCAATTGTACAGAAAATCAATGGGTTAGTGAGAGAGTTGCCGGTAATCACTTTTGATCCTAACCTGGAACAGATATTGCAAGACTCAGTTAGGACAGCGGGTAGTGGCGGTTTGGGATTGGAACCAGGTTTGGCAGAACGAATGTATAAGTCCTTGGCGGAATCGGTTCAACGGCAGGAAATGCAAGGACAGCCTGCGGTGTTGCTGGTAACAGGAGTACTTCGTAATGTGCTGGCACGTTTGTTACGTAGTTCAATTCCGTCACTGAGAGTGCTGTCGTATAACGAAATACCAGATGATACTCAAATAAGAATTGTGGCGACTGTCGGGTAG
- the flhB gene encoding flagellar biosynthesis protein FlhB: MAEFDGQERTEQPTEKRLSDAKAKGQVARSRDLGTTLVLVSSAIGLLVFGGMIINALAGIMRTSLTLDKSLIFSDTYGIQLFLESIQVALLSLVPLAVIILVASIYGSTALSGWIFSTEALAFNFSKLDPISGIKRMLGLNSLVEAGKAFLKLLLVGSVGIFVLWVNTDEMLGLGKLSLEHAMASSVQVLGWVFLWASLPMILVAAVDAPYQLWSFHKQLRMTHEEIKQEHKETDGSPEIKRKVKQIQQQIAMQRMMQKVPQADVVITNPTHFSVAIKYDQKKMRAPIVVAKGADLVAFEIRRIAQGANVPILSAPPLARSIYHHTELDQAIPEGLYVAVAQVLAYIYHLKKTGFRSSKRELHDLPIPDEYVIPGNTSVAE; encoded by the coding sequence ATGGCTGAATTCGACGGCCAAGAACGTACAGAACAACCCACTGAAAAACGCCTATCTGATGCAAAGGCGAAGGGGCAGGTGGCGAGATCGCGTGATCTTGGCACGACCTTGGTTCTTGTGTCGTCAGCAATAGGTTTGCTGGTGTTCGGAGGAATGATTATCAACGCACTCGCAGGCATTATGCGCACAAGCTTGACTCTTGATAAATCGCTTATTTTTAGTGATACATATGGAATACAGCTGTTCCTTGAGAGTATTCAAGTAGCTTTATTAAGTCTAGTTCCATTGGCGGTAATCATCCTCGTAGCCTCAATCTATGGCTCCACCGCCCTAAGCGGCTGGATTTTTTCGACAGAGGCTTTGGCTTTTAATTTTTCAAAGCTGGATCCTATTTCTGGGATAAAGCGGATGCTTGGTTTGAATAGCCTGGTTGAGGCGGGAAAAGCTTTTTTAAAGCTTCTATTGGTAGGTAGCGTTGGAATATTTGTTCTGTGGGTAAATACCGATGAAATGCTTGGCCTTGGTAAGCTATCGTTGGAGCATGCAATGGCATCGTCAGTGCAGGTTCTGGGATGGGTGTTTCTATGGGCAAGTTTGCCAATGATATTAGTGGCTGCGGTGGATGCGCCCTATCAGTTATGGAGCTTTCATAAGCAGCTTCGGATGACGCACGAAGAAATTAAGCAGGAACATAAGGAAACGGATGGTAGTCCAGAAATTAAGAGGAAGGTAAAGCAAATTCAGCAACAGATAGCAATGCAGCGAATGATGCAGAAAGTGCCTCAGGCCGATGTTGTCATCACGAACCCTACGCACTTTTCCGTTGCAATCAAGTATGACCAGAAGAAGATGCGGGCGCCCATTGTTGTTGCAAAAGGAGCTGATTTGGTGGCGTTCGAAATCAGACGTATAGCTCAAGGAGCTAATGTTCCAATCTTGTCAGCACCGCCATTGGCAAGGTCGATCTATCACCATACTGAACTGGATCAAGCAATTCCCGAAGGTTTATATGTGGCAGTCGCACAGGTATTGGCCTACATCTATCACTTAAAGAAGACTGGCTTCAGGTCATCGAAAAGGGAATTGCATGATTTGCCCATCCCGGACGAGTATGTGATTCCTGGAAATACCAGCGTAGCAGAATAG